gattaataatagcgtagcgttacacggacagaatttcgacttacaccctcacaacattcgctaacatacccttattattaaaattaaaattaaaattaaaattataatatatatatatatatatatatatatatatatatatatatatatatatatatatatatatatatatatatatatatatatatatatatatatatatatatatatatatatatatatatttacgtgagagatagagaaagaaaaagatgtctatttgttcaaccaaaactgcgaaatttatgggacctgaccctcaaattggggccatgcgatcgcatggaaattaagcctccaggccatgcgatcgcatggaggtaggatccagctcacatacttttgtttgctttcttgtcgacggttttatataataatataatatatatataattttaagaattaattatatattatattatattcatgtgcatagttcacttgtaattttcgctccgttgcgtcgcgcgttgagagttgactctggtcccggttccggattttcgaatgtccttgcatacaatttaatatcttgtattttgcgtttcgcgtcttgtactcttgtaattttgagacgtttctcatcaataatttgaaccacttttatTGTACTTGGTACTTttaagttttttggtcgtttgcgtcttcaattcgtggaATCTATCTTttgccttcaccttttattatttaaacgaatatcacttgtaaatagaacaattgcaaccaaaagcttgtctttcttgagggataatgctatgaaatatatgttcatttttagcattatcaataatcaaAGATTAACTGAGTCCATAtgtacagttcaaaatttttgagactcaacattatagacgttgcttatcatgtcaaatatattaaataatatcgagagtttgatttaaatttagtcgaaattttccgggtcgtcacactaatgCCTTAGTCTGGACTTATATATTTATGTTTCAAAATCCCaagttattattaaaaacatattaATGGTTGTGTAAGACATCGGTTATGTATTTAAATAAGACCTTATTATGACTTTGAATATTTAGAAATAAAAGTGACCTTCCGTTCTTGTCTGGAGCGGGGGTGTTACGTCTAATGGTATCAAAGCTTAGGTCCCCTCTTGTAGTTGCCTTAGGTTTGACCTGTGAGTTTTGGGTAGATCAAGTAATAAGATTCTATTTTCTCTATTTTGGACTCTACCGTCATTCATTTTTTCCTATATTTTCTTATTGTCTTTCGTTATAGATGCCTCCTAGAAGAAGGATTCCGAACAATTTAAATCGAACAACTAATGTTAGTAATCGTGCTCAAAACCTTGACCCCGCTAGACTCACGGCCGTGAATCAGGCGGTGGCTGCTGCTATTGCTGAAGTAGTCCCACAAGTTGTTGCTGCTGCAATTCAGGCAAATCCACTAGGAAACAGTAGTGGCGCAGTCGAAGGAAATTctcttggtaataataataactcgGGTAATGGAACTATAGGTACCATGCCTATGTATTCTTTGCTAGAGAAATTTCAGAAACAGAAGCTTGAGTCATTTTCTGGTGGCAAAACACCTCTAGATGTTGAAAACTTGATTAAACACTTAGAGAAGATTTTTGAAGTCTTTGATTGTACTGAAAATCAAAAAGTTTGCATGGAAACTTATAAGTTGGAGGGTGACGCAAACCGTTGGTGGAACGCGGTGAAGTCGGCTGAAGGGGATGGATACGCAGAGGCTTTAGCGTGGCGTGATTTCCTTGATGTGTTTTATAAGCACTACTTCCCTATTGCTGACAGGGAGGCATATAAAAGAGAGTATCTTAATATCCGACAGGATCCTCGTGAATCTATAAATACTTTTATGGAGCGTTTCAATAGAGTGGCAGGAATCACTGGAAGTTCTGTCGGAACTGCAGAGGAGCAAGCGGAGAAATTCAAATGGGTATTACTTTATGAACATCGAAGGGCACTTATCAACACAAAATTTCTCACTGTATCCGAAGTGGCTAATGCTGCTAAAAACCTAGAGCTGGAAAGAGCTGACTTTTTAGCACATAAGGGTGCTAATGGTGGAAATAGAAATAGAGATGACGACTACAGTGCCCTAAGTTCTGACCGTTATGGTAAGTTTAATTCAGGACATCGTCGTGATGTTGGGGATCAATCTCGTGGGAACCAGTCTAGAAAGTTGCAAGGTGATAAGTCATATCAGAACAAGGTTAACAATACTAGTCAAGGACAGTGGAAAACGCATAGGTCTTTTCAGAACCAAGGAAATAATCATGGTCAAGCACTTCATGGATCAGGAAGGCAAATTGGTTCAGCTGATGGAAACCCAAACAGGATTCCACTTCCGGTATGCTCAAAATGTGGGGCTAATCATCTAGGCAAGACTTGTTACAAAGAAACGGGAGCGTGTTTCAAGTGTGGTAAGCTAGGGCATATGGCTAAGAATTGTACTTCTAACCAAAACAATAATCAGAAGAATGTGGGAAATAACCAACGAGCAACAAATGGCAGGGTATTCACAATGACTACACGTCAGGCAGCAAGAGCTCAAGGTACCATTTCTGGACATCTTACTATACATGGAATTAAGGCTCATgttttatttgatacgggtgctACTCACTCAGTTATACCGCCATCATTTGCTCGACGTCTTAATCTGTCTGCTTCTGTATTAGACCCACCTATATGTATTTCGACCCCTTTAGGAAATTCGGTGACTATTGCTAGTGTATATCTTGATTGTCCTatatcaattgaaaataatgttcttCAAGCCCAATTACTTCCTATGGAGATGCATGATTTTGATATCATCTTGGGAATGGATTGGTTGTCACCACACTACGCCCATGTTGACTGTCATGGTAAACGAATAATGTTTGGAGATGCCACTAAATCGAAGTTTGTGTATCAAGGAACCTCACCGAGTGGGCTCGTGAAAGTTATTTCTGTTATGAAGGCAAGGAAACTAATAAGTAGTGGTTGTGAAGGGTATCTGGCAGCTATTCATGATAAATCAAAGAAAGAATTCAACATTGATGATCTTCCAGTAGTTAAAGAATTCCTAGATGTATTTCCGGAGGAACTGCCGGGATTTCCACCAAACAGAGAGGTTGAATTCACAATTGACTTTATTCTAGGTGTAGAGCCAATTTCTAAAGAACCTTATCGAATGGCACCTTTAGAGTTTCTGGAATTAAAAGAGCAGTTACGAGAATTGTTAGATCGGGGATTCATAAGGCCAAGTGTATCGCCATGGGGTACTcctgtattgtttgtgaagaagaaagatgggtcTATGAGGTTGTGCATCGATTATAGAGAACTCAACCGAGTTACTATCAGAAACAGATATCCATTACCTCGCATAGATGACTTGTTTGATTAGCTTCAAGGAGCGAAGTACttctcgaagattgatttgagatcgggttatcatcagttaAAAATGAAGTCAGAAGATATTCCTAAGACGgcatttcgcactcgttatgggcattatgaattCTTGGTGATGCCTTTTGGATTGATGAATGCTCCTGCTgtctttatggatttaatgaaccgtGTGTTTCACGACTATCTTGATAAACATGTGGTtgtcttcattgatgacatcttggtGTACTCGAAGTCAAAAGAAGAACACGAATATCACCTACGTATCATGTTGGGAATACTTCGAGAGAAGAAGCTATTcgccaaattttctaaatgtgaaTTCTGGTTGGAGTGTGTTTCCTTTCTTGGTCATGTAGTGTCTGGAAATGGAATTGAAGTTGACCCTGCAAAGATTGAGGCAATTACGAATTGGCCAAGACCTAACTCAGTCACCGAAGTAAGGAGTTTTCTGGGTTTGGCTGGATATTATCGTCGCTTTGTGGAAGGATTCTCAACGTTAGCATCGCCTTTAACACAATTGATTAGAAAGGgtgtgaaatttgaatggaatgatgaacgtgAAAAATGTTTCGAAGAATTAAAGAAGAGATTAGTGACTGAACCGATCCTTGTTGTGCCAAAAGGGGCTGGTGGTTTTCAGATATACAGTGATGCTTCTAATAAAGGTttgggttgtgttcttatgcaacatgGAAAAGTGATCGCCTACGCTTCAAGACAACTTAAGCCTTATGAGAAGAACTACCCTACACACGACTTAGAACTTGCTTCAGTTGTTTTCGCtctgaagatttggagacactacttgtacggtgAGACTTGTGATATATTCACTGATCACAAAAACCTTAAGTACATTTTCACACTAAAAGAGCTTAACATGAGACAGAGAAGATGGTTAGATCTTCTTAAGGATTACGATGCCAACATTGAGTATCATCCTAGCAAGGAAAACGTTGTAGCATATGCACTTAAAAGGAAGAGTTCGGGAAAATTATCATGTCTTACTGCTCAACAAGAAATCATCTTTGACTTAGAACGCCTTGAGGTAGACATATACACTAATCAGATAGGTGGCAGCATCGCCCGTTTGACCGTCGAACCTACCTTAGTGACAAGAATTAAAGAAGCTCAGAAAGAAGACGGGGACTTGTTGGCTATTGTGCAAAACTTGGAGAACAATAAACAACACGAGTTCCGAGTTGATCAACATGAAGTTATTTGGCAAGGTGACAGATTATGTGTTCCTAATGATATAGAGATTCGAGACGCACTATTGGTAGAAGCTCATAGTTCTCCATTTTATATTCATCCTGGTTCTGCAAAGATGTACCGGGATttgaagaaacatttttggtggaatGGAATGAAGAAAGATGCTGCAGAGTTCGTAGCAAAATGCCTACATGTCAGCAAGTGAAGATAGAGCATCAGAGAGCTAGTGCCCTGTTACAACAACTAGATATTCCTGTATGGAAGTGGGATGACATTACTATGGATTTAGTGACGGGCCTACCAAAAACGTTGAGAAAGAATGATGCAATTTGGGTTGTAGTAGACCGTCTCAGAAAGTCAGCTCACTTCTTGGCTATTCGTGAGACGTACTCTGCTGGTCAGTTGGCGGAGATTTTCCAGAAAGAGATTGTCAGACTTCATGGCACTCCGGTGTTAATTGTTTCAGACAGAGATCCTCGTTTTAACTCGCAATTTTGGAAAGGGTTTCAGAAAGCTTTTTGGCACGAAGTTAAAATATAGCACTGCatttcacccacagacagatggccaGTCAGAAAGGACTATTCAGACCTTAGAAGATATGTTGAGGGCATGTGCTTTAGAGTGGACAGGAAGTTGGGACGATTATCTTTGCTTGGTTGAATTTGCGTATAATAACAGTGGGCATGCAAGTATTGGTATGGCACCCTTCGAGATGTTATATGGACGAAAATGTAGAGCCCCTATTTGCTGGAATGAACCCGGTGAAAAAGTAATCGAAGGACCCGAGTTAGTACGAGTTACTAATGAAAAGATGTGGCGAAAAATAAGTTGAAAGAGGCTCGTACACGTCAGAAAAGTTATGCTGACAAGCATCGCAGAGCACTTGAGTTTAAAGTCGGTGAACATGTAtttcttaaagtttcaccttgtaaAGGTGTTCGTCGTTTTGGCCGTAAAGGAAAACTTAGTC
This genomic stretch from Rutidosis leptorrhynchoides isolate AG116_Rl617_1_P2 chromosome 11, CSIRO_AGI_Rlap_v1, whole genome shotgun sequence harbors:
- the LOC139875615 gene encoding uncharacterized protein yields the protein MVSKLRSPLVVALGLTCEFWVDQMPPRRRIPNNLNRTTNVSNRAQNLDPARLTAVNQAVAAAIAEVVPQVVAAAIQANPLGNSSGAVEGNSLGNNNNSGNGTIGTMPMYSLLEKFQKQKLESFSGGKTPLDVENLIKHLEKIFEVFDCTENQKVCMETYKLEGDANRWWNAVKSAEGDGYAEALAWRDFLDVFYKHYFPIADREAYKREYLNIRQDPRESINTFMERFNRVAGITGSSVGTAEEQAEKFKWVLLYEHRRALINTKFLTVSEVANAAKNLELERADFLAHKGANGGNRNRDDDYSALSSDRYGKFNSGHRRDVGDQSRGNQSRKLQGDKSYQNKVNNTSQGQWKTHRSFQNQGNNHGQALHGSGRQIGSADGNPNRIPLPVCSKCGANHLGKTCYKETGACFKCGKLGHMAKNCTSNQNNNQKNVGNNQRATNGRVFTMTTRQAARAQGTISGHLTIHGIKAHVLFDTGATHSVIPPSFARRLNLSASVLDPPICISTPLGNSVTIASVYLDCPISIENNVLQAQLLPMEMHDFDIILGMDWLSPHYAHVDCHGKRIMFGDATKSKFVYQGTSPSGLVKVISVMKARKLISSGCEGYLAAIHDKSKKEFNIDDLPVVKEFLDVFPEELPGFPPNREVEFTIDFILGVEPISKEPYRMAPLEFLELKEQLRELLDRGFIRPSVSPWGTPVLFVKKKDGSMRLCIDYRELNRVTIRNRYPLPRIDDLFD